In Geminocystis sp. NIES-3709, a single genomic region encodes these proteins:
- a CDS encoding WD40 repeat domain-containing protein has product MILFWLEWLEYLGILLTIIGLIFSLTFQSNNLLFIAITVTFILNIINRLRSENRSKTRIAAALNVQLKRFSGEVEEINSKINQYLEKQNSLSSPPKIVSNQQKKSENQMIASLQDDVESLNKSLTSIIEYIQEHKLELRIKTLEQLYQSSQSSRKPVNPAVNDIKLPDSKILTQSVIYDIEPPPKIAWRCIHIINAHTQSVTDIAITHDNKYLLSASWDQYLKIWSLDRGNEIDGIKASEQGVLTVSLSDQDYVNNGIVTGSLDQDVKIWSLKSEKNSLKFNLRHTLTQHTGSIHGLTIASSRGIIVSGSYDQTLKQWDCETGRLLESCYDETGAINAIAIHEEGQFIASGGGDGEITIWELGGNRKLGLLVGNVTSLESIAIAGSGEYIAGGCADGSIKIWHLPTTMFSLYLEIEPTLELQGHHGQVMDLTFSPDGKLLYSGGVDGLIKIWYPASSKELGHLKIADDNRIFSLALSKNGEFLAAGGVDGTIKIWQQTTQ; this is encoded by the coding sequence ATGATTTTATTTTGGTTAGAGTGGCTAGAATATCTCGGGATTTTATTAACGATTATTGGGTTGATTTTTTCTTTAACTTTCCAGTCCAATAATTTATTATTTATCGCTATTACTGTTACTTTCATTTTAAATATTATCAATCGTCTTCGATCGGAAAATCGCAGTAAAACCCGTATCGCTGCCGCTTTGAATGTGCAATTGAAACGTTTTTCAGGAGAAGTTGAAGAAATCAACAGTAAAATTAATCAATATCTTGAAAAACAAAATTCCCTTTCCTCTCCCCCCAAAATTGTCAGTAATCAACAAAAAAAATCTGAGAATCAAATGATTGCCTCTTTACAAGACGATGTGGAAAGTTTAAATAAGTCTCTCACTAGCATTATTGAATATATCCAAGAACATAAACTAGAATTGAGGATCAAAACCTTAGAACAATTATATCAATCATCTCAATCGTCCCGAAAACCAGTGAATCCAGCAGTTAATGATATAAAATTACCCGATTCAAAAATCTTAACTCAATCAGTAATTTATGATATTGAACCTCCCCCTAAAATTGCTTGGCGATGTATTCATATAATTAATGCTCATACTCAATCGGTTACTGATATAGCCATTACTCATGATAATAAATATTTATTAAGTGCTTCTTGGGATCAATACTTAAAAATTTGGTCATTAGACAGAGGTAACGAAATTGATGGGATTAAGGCTTCAGAACAAGGAGTCTTAACAGTTTCACTAAGCGATCAAGACTATGTTAATAATGGTATTGTTACAGGTAGTTTAGATCAAGATGTAAAAATTTGGTCTTTGAAATCTGAAAAAAATTCTTTAAAATTTAATCTTCGTCATACTTTAACTCAGCATACGGGATCTATTCACGGGTTAACCATTGCATCTTCTCGAGGAATTATTGTCAGTGGTAGCTATGATCAAACTCTTAAACAGTGGGATTGTGAAACCGGACGATTGTTAGAAAGTTGTTATGATGAAACTGGTGCAATAAATGCGATCGCTATTCATGAAGAAGGACAATTTATTGCTAGTGGTGGTGGTGATGGTGAAATTACGATTTGGGAGTTAGGGGGAAACCGAAAATTAGGTTTATTAGTAGGAAATGTAACGTCATTGGAATCGATCGCTATAGCTGGTTCCGGAGAATATATAGCGGGAGGTTGTGCTGATGGTTCCATCAAAATTTGGCATTTACCGACAACTATGTTTAGTCTGTATTTAGAAATTGAGCCTACTTTAGAATTGCAGGGGCATCATGGGCAAGTAATGGACTTAACTTTCAGTCCGGATGGAAAACTATTGTATAGTGGTGGTGTAGATGGTTTAATCAAAATTTGGTATCCTGCTAGTTCCAAAGAATTAGGTCATTTAAAAATAGCTGATGATAACCGTATTTTTTCACTTGCCTTAAGTAAAAATGGAGAATTTTTGGCGGCCGGTGGAGTTGATGGTACTATTAAAATTTGGCAACAAACCACGCAATAA
- the mgtE gene encoding magnesium transporter, whose translation MTDTDNLTILQNDSRHELRELVSSQLRLLLEQNNLEGAKVLLFPVQPVDIAEAIEYLPSSMQLIAFRLLNKTEAIDVYEHLDYSVQQALIEEFKRQEVLDIVDKMSPDDRVRLFDELPASVVSRILAQLSPEERQATNLLLGYEEDTAGRIMTPEYISLKQTLTVEETLDRIRSLARASELIYYMYVTDASRHLAGIVSLRDLVLHPPHQTLEEIMTKDVVYVKTDMDQEEVARLIQRYDFLAVPVVDKELRLVGIVTVDDVIDILEKEATEDIYALGAVQSVGDNYFQTNLFTVARRRVSWLLILLLTNTVTGSIIGAQEDVLEKVTVLAAFIPLLTGTGGNIGTQSSTVVIRGLSTDEVSDLGTGKVIFREALAGLILGLILGVLAAVWAYLLPQTHRNPIVAVSVGISLVAISVLASVSGSSLPFLFRLFGLDPALMSAPFITTAVDVLGVLIYFSIARTMLGI comes from the coding sequence GTGACTGATACTGATAATTTAACCATTCTACAAAATGATTCTCGTCATGAACTGAGAGAATTAGTAAGTTCTCAATTAAGACTTTTATTAGAACAAAATAACCTTGAAGGTGCAAAAGTTTTATTATTCCCCGTACAACCTGTAGATATTGCTGAAGCGATCGAATATTTACCTTCCTCTATGCAATTGATTGCTTTTCGCTTACTTAATAAAACAGAAGCAATTGATGTTTACGAACACTTAGATTATAGCGTACAACAAGCACTTATCGAAGAATTTAAGCGACAAGAAGTGTTAGATATTGTTGATAAAATGTCTCCCGACGATCGAGTTAGATTATTTGATGAGTTACCCGCCTCGGTGGTTAGCCGTATTTTGGCACAATTAAGTCCAGAAGAAAGACAGGCGACGAACTTACTTTTAGGCTATGAAGAAGATACTGCTGGTCGTATTATGACACCAGAGTATATTTCCTTAAAACAAACTTTAACAGTAGAAGAGACTCTCGATCGTATCAGATCTTTAGCAAGAGCTTCTGAGTTAATTTATTATATGTATGTAACCGATGCTTCACGTCATTTGGCGGGTATCGTTTCCTTACGAGATTTAGTTTTACACCCACCTCATCAAACTTTAGAAGAAATCATGACTAAAGATGTAGTTTATGTCAAAACTGACATGGATCAAGAAGAGGTTGCAAGATTAATTCAAAGATATGACTTTTTAGCTGTACCAGTAGTAGATAAAGAATTACGATTAGTGGGGATTGTTACCGTTGATGATGTCATTGATATTTTAGAAAAAGAAGCCACTGAAGATATTTACGCTTTAGGTGCTGTCCAATCTGTCGGAGATAACTACTTTCAAACTAACCTTTTTACCGTAGCTAGAAGACGGGTATCATGGTTGTTGATATTATTGTTAACTAATACTGTCACTGGTAGCATTATTGGAGCGCAAGAAGATGTGTTAGAGAAAGTAACGGTTTTAGCTGCCTTTATACCTCTTTTAACAGGTACTGGGGGAAATATTGGTACTCAATCATCTACAGTAGTTATTAGGGGTTTGAGTACTGATGAAGTGAGCGATTTAGGTACAGGAAAAGTTATTTTTCGAGAGGCTTTAGCTGGATTAATCTTAGGTTTAATCTTAGGAGTTTTAGCGGCGGTTTGGGCTTATCTTTTACCTCAAACCCATAGAAATCCTATTGTAGCGGTATCTGTTGGCATTAGTTTGGTGGCAATTTCTGTATTAGCTTCCGTTTCGGGATCTTCTCTACCTTTTTTGTTTCGATTGTTTGGATTAGATCCTGCTTTGATGTCTGCACCTTTTATTACTACGGCAGTAGATGTTTTAGGGGTGTTGATCTATTTCTCGATCGCCCGTACAATGTTAGGGATTTAG
- the aroB gene encoding 3-dehydroquinate synthase, with product MESIISVPLPNNSYNIHILNNGLLTLGEKIKELNLGKKILVVSNPQIFDYYGNLTVDSLEKAGFSVNYHLIPAGENYKTLEYLAQIYDSTLKFSLERNSTLLALGGGVVGDMTGFAAATWLRGVNFVQVPTSLLAMVDASVGGKTGVNHPQGKNLIGAFYQPKLVLIDPTVLKTLPDREFKAGMAEVIKYGVIWDKSLFEQLEKANNLDSLDNFDGVLLSEILVRSCQAKAEVVSQDEKEAGLRAILNYGHTIGHVIESLTNYETFVHGEAVAIGMVAAGKISVEMGLWTESEAKRQNLLIEKTGLPTIIPSYLDIDAAIAHLQTDKKVKGGKVRFILPTAIGKVIITDRVTSKLVRNVF from the coding sequence ATGGAATCAATTATATCCGTACCTCTGCCTAATAATTCCTATAATATTCATATTCTCAATAATGGATTATTAACTCTAGGAGAAAAAATTAAAGAGTTAAATTTAGGAAAGAAAATTTTGGTGGTGTCCAATCCCCAAATCTTTGATTATTATGGAAACCTTACCGTTGATTCCTTAGAAAAAGCTGGTTTTAGTGTTAATTATCACCTTATTCCCGCAGGAGAAAATTATAAAACCCTTGAATATTTAGCCCAAATTTATGATAGTACTCTCAAGTTTTCTTTAGAGCGAAACTCGACTTTATTGGCTTTGGGAGGTGGAGTAGTAGGAGATATGACAGGATTTGCCGCCGCTACTTGGTTACGAGGAGTTAATTTTGTTCAAGTACCAACATCCCTCTTAGCGATGGTAGATGCTTCTGTGGGTGGAAAAACAGGAGTTAATCATCCTCAAGGAAAAAATTTAATTGGTGCTTTTTATCAACCAAAATTAGTTTTGATAGATCCAACGGTTTTAAAAACCCTGCCCGATCGAGAGTTTAAGGCTGGTATGGCAGAAGTTATTAAATATGGAGTGATTTGGGATAAAAGTCTTTTTGAACAGCTAGAAAAAGCAAATAATCTTGATAGCTTAGATAATTTTGATGGGGTGCTATTAAGTGAAATCCTAGTTCGTTCTTGTCAAGCAAAAGCCGAAGTAGTAAGTCAGGATGAAAAAGAAGCAGGTTTAAGAGCAATTTTAAACTATGGTCACACCATTGGTCATGTTATTGAAAGTTTAACGAATTATGAAACTTTTGTTCATGGAGAAGCCGTCGCCATCGGTATGGTAGCAGCCGGAAAGATCTCCGTTGAAATGGGTTTATGGACAGAATCGGAAGCGAAAAGACAAAATTTATTAATCGAAAAAACCGGATTACCTACCATTATTCCTTCTTATCTTGATATAGATGCTGCGATCGCTCATTTACAAACTGATAAGAAAGTTAAAGGGGGAAAAGTACGCTTTATTTTGCCAACGGCGATCGGTAAAGTAATAATTACAGATCGAGTTACAAGTAAATTAGTAAGAAATGTATTTTAA
- a CDS encoding YaaW family protein, with protein MVDELRTVLELATEDELQQVTKILFSRRLNPIDYLKSPDPLDVQSNDLQTWLDMLENRFRFLAADGITVLRGQTKEVCYRDVLIQVCRYLKIPYSQKMTTIEIESEIFLNLLQQAWRKLPSAEQKSLKNQVINSLAQSPQPEPLPLSLQHDPVKILLQGGSLMAVSSILKPWLLQKIAQQFAIHFATYQVTKTTIIKGGIATASQLQNHFALQMAKRGMVMSTARYTAVRGVFAFLGPVLWGCFLADLGWRAIATNYTRIIPVIFTLAQIRLTRGYDWEMSPC; from the coding sequence ATGGTAGATGAATTAAGGACAGTGTTAGAATTAGCAACAGAAGATGAGTTACAACAAGTCACGAAGATTCTTTTTTCTCGTCGCTTGAATCCTATTGATTACTTAAAAAGTCCAGATCCTTTGGATGTTCAAAGTAACGACTTACAAACTTGGCTAGATATGTTAGAAAATCGTTTTCGTTTCTTGGCGGCTGATGGCATCACAGTATTACGAGGTCAAACTAAAGAAGTATGTTATCGAGATGTTTTAATTCAAGTTTGTCGTTATCTCAAAATTCCTTACTCTCAAAAAATGACAACGATCGAGATTGAAAGCGAAATTTTCTTAAACTTACTACAACAAGCATGGCGTAAATTGCCTTCTGCTGAACAAAAATCATTGAAAAATCAAGTAATTAATTCCCTTGCCCAAAGTCCTCAGCCTGAACCCTTACCTCTAAGTTTACAACACGATCCTGTCAAAATTTTACTACAAGGAGGTAGCTTAATGGCAGTAAGTTCGATTCTAAAGCCTTGGTTACTGCAAAAAATTGCTCAACAATTTGCCATACATTTTGCAACTTATCAAGTGACTAAAACAACTATTATTAAAGGTGGTATTGCTACAGCTAGTCAATTACAAAATCATTTTGCTTTACAAATGGCTAAAAGAGGCATGGTGATGAGTACTGCACGTTATACCGCCGTAAGGGGAGTTTTTGCTTTTCTAGGCCCTGTTTTATGGGGATGTTTTCTAGCAGATTTAGGTTGGAGAGCGATCGCTACTAACTACACCAGAATCATTCCAGTAATTTTTACTTTGGCTCAAATTCGTCTTACTCGTGGTTACGATTGGGAAATGTCACCCTGTTAG